The following are encoded together in the Glycine soja cultivar W05 chromosome 5, ASM419377v2, whole genome shotgun sequence genome:
- the LOC114411506 gene encoding EPIDERMAL PATTERNING FACTOR-like protein 2, protein MGFDHYVICGQRLGFVGICLLFLIISSLIQKGLVIEGRKTQKLSHFHQTVNEDKIMLRPRIGSRPPKCERRCRSCEHCEAIQVPTNPQAQNRKKNSSKFSSIAYARVGGSSNYKPMSWKCKCGNLIFNP, encoded by the exons ATGGGTTTTGATCATTATGTCATTTGTGGTCAAAGACTTGGCTTCGTTGGCATTTGTCTTTTGTTTCTGATTATTTCAAGCTTGATTCAGAAGGGTTTGGTTATTGAAG GTAGAAAGACTCAAAAACTAAGTCATTTTCACCAG ACCGTAAATGAGGATAAAATTATGCTGAGGCCACGAATAGGCTCAAGGCCACCAAAATGTGAGAGAAGGTGTAGGTCATGTGAGCACTGTGAAGCAATTCAGGTACCCACAAACCCCCAAGCGCAAAACCGAAAGAAAAACTCTTCAAAGTTTTCTTCAATTGCATATGCCAGGGTAGGTGGCAGTTCCAACTACAAGCCCATGAGTTGGAAGTGCAAATGTGGGAACCTCATTTTCAACCCCTGA